A genomic window from Synechococcus sp. HK05 includes:
- a CDS encoding fructosamine kinase family protein has product MLAARASGVAMQQQVMARWLAQQGLELAAMQPVGGGCIHRAWQLDLRDGSRRFAKTNRAALLPVLEAEADGLAALSAAAALEPTAAPGPSIPEPLALAELEGEAVLLLSWLELGGGSQQGWQELGQGLARLHRAGLASSDGRFGWHQSNFIGSGPQHNSWRSSWASFFSEQRLGVQLQLAANAGRALPQAEALLEQVPHWLAGHQPEACLVHGDLWSGNAGLLRGGGSAVFDPAVYRADREVDLAMARLFGGFPAAFFEGYSQEWPLPAGHLQRVELYNLYHMLNHANLFGGGYWQQSAASIQALLRTWS; this is encoded by the coding sequence ATGCTGGCAGCGCGCGCGTCGGGAGTGGCCATGCAGCAGCAGGTGATGGCGCGCTGGCTGGCGCAGCAGGGGCTCGAGCTGGCGGCCATGCAGCCGGTGGGTGGCGGCTGCATCCATCGCGCCTGGCAGCTGGATCTCCGAGATGGCAGCCGGCGCTTTGCCAAAACCAACCGCGCCGCACTTCTGCCCGTGCTTGAGGCCGAGGCTGATGGTCTGGCCGCCTTGAGCGCGGCCGCGGCGCTGGAGCCAACGGCGGCGCCAGGTCCCTCGATTCCTGAACCCCTGGCCCTTGCGGAACTGGAGGGTGAGGCCGTGTTGCTGCTGAGCTGGCTGGAGCTGGGCGGCGGCAGTCAGCAGGGCTGGCAGGAGCTGGGCCAAGGCCTCGCCCGGCTGCACCGCGCCGGCCTGGCCAGCAGCGATGGACGCTTCGGCTGGCATCAGAGCAACTTCATCGGCTCTGGCCCGCAACACAACAGCTGGCGCAGCAGCTGGGCAAGCTTTTTCAGCGAGCAGCGCTTAGGCGTGCAGCTGCAGCTGGCGGCCAACGCGGGCCGCGCCCTGCCCCAGGCGGAGGCCTTGCTGGAGCAGGTGCCCCACTGGCTGGCAGGCCATCAGCCGGAGGCCTGCCTGGTGCACGGCGATCTTTGGAGCGGCAATGCTGGCTTGCTCCGCGGCGGCGGCAGCGCCGTGTTTGATCCAGCGGTCTACCGCGCGGATCGCGAGGTGGATCTGGCGATGGCACGCCTATTCGGCGGCTTTCCGGCCGCCTTCTTTGAGGGCTACAGCCAGGAATGGCCCCTACCGGCAGGCCACCTCCAGCGCGTGGAGCTATACAACCTGTATCACATGCTCAACCACGCCAACCTGTTTGGTGGTGGCTACTGGCAGCAAAGCGCCGCCAGCATCCAGGCACTACTGCGCACCTGGAGCTGA
- the crtD gene encoding C-3',4' desaturase CrtD — MVSRCDVAVVGGGIAGLTAAAVLAAEGLQVELLEAHSQSGGCAGTFRRGPYTFDAGATQVAGFEPGGIHERLFRHFNLPLPAATPLDPGCSVQLAGEHQPIALWRDPQRWQQERQREFPGSERFWQLCGWLHRSNWAFAGRDPVLPPRSLWDLRQLLGAVGPGSLASGVLVGATVADLLVLCGCGRDQRLRRFLDLQLKLYSQEPADRTAALYGATVLAMAQAPLGLWHLQGSMQALSSALEQALAQAGGRLRLRHRVQRLTPVAAGWQLEGQAAAQRPFALQADQVVNTLPPQLLPELLGPALPEAYRQRIAAFPDPSGALVLYGAVPRDCLPQDLGLHAQLEWAEPGNLFVSISAEGDGRAPAGQATVIASVFTPAKPWFGLAEADYQARKQQALTGIQAGLQQLLGLRPETYLHAELATPRGFAGWTGRPFGFVGGLGQHPSRFGPFGLASRTPLPGLWLCGDAIYPGEGTAGVSLSAFTACRQLLEARGRELQLAP; from the coding sequence ATGGTGAGCCGTTGTGATGTGGCGGTGGTGGGGGGCGGCATTGCCGGTCTCACCGCCGCAGCGGTGTTGGCCGCTGAGGGGCTGCAGGTGGAGCTGCTGGAGGCCCATAGCCAGAGCGGCGGCTGCGCGGGCACGTTCCGCCGTGGCCCGTACACCTTTGATGCCGGCGCCACCCAGGTGGCGGGGTTTGAGCCGGGCGGGATCCACGAGCGCCTGTTTCGCCACTTCAACCTGCCGTTGCCAGCGGCTACTCCGCTGGATCCCGGCTGCAGCGTGCAGCTGGCTGGGGAGCACCAGCCCATCGCCCTGTGGCGCGATCCCCAGCGCTGGCAGCAGGAGCGGCAGCGCGAGTTCCCCGGCAGTGAGCGTTTCTGGCAGCTCTGTGGCTGGTTGCACCGCAGCAACTGGGCGTTTGCGGGCCGGGATCCGGTGCTTCCTCCCCGCAGCCTCTGGGATCTGCGCCAGCTGCTGGGTGCTGTTGGCCCCGGCAGCCTCGCCAGTGGGGTGCTGGTGGGCGCCACGGTGGCCGATCTGCTGGTGCTTTGCGGTTGCGGCCGCGATCAGCGCTTGCGGCGCTTCCTCGATCTGCAGCTGAAGCTCTATTCCCAGGAGCCCGCCGATCGCACCGCTGCCCTCTACGGGGCCACTGTGTTGGCCATGGCCCAGGCACCGCTGGGCCTTTGGCATCTGCAGGGCTCGATGCAGGCGCTCAGCAGCGCCCTCGAGCAGGCCCTGGCCCAGGCGGGTGGCCGCCTGCGGCTTCGCCACCGCGTGCAGCGCCTAACGCCCGTGGCCGCTGGCTGGCAGCTGGAGGGGCAGGCGGCTGCGCAGCGGCCCTTTGCCCTGCAGGCCGATCAGGTGGTGAATACCTTGCCGCCCCAGCTGCTGCCGGAGCTGTTGGGCCCGGCTCTGCCCGAGGCCTATCGCCAGCGGATTGCGGCCTTTCCCGATCCCTCCGGTGCGCTGGTGCTCTACGGCGCCGTGCCGAGGGATTGCCTGCCCCAGGATCTGGGTTTGCATGCCCAGCTGGAGTGGGCTGAGCCCGGCAACCTGTTCGTATCGATCAGTGCTGAGGGCGATGGCCGCGCCCCCGCCGGCCAGGCCACCGTGATCGCCAGCGTGTTCACCCCCGCCAAGCCCTGGTTTGGCTTGGCCGAGGCCGACTATCAAGCGCGCAAACAGCAGGCCCTGACGGGCATTCAGGCTGGCTTGCAGCAGTTGCTCGGCCTGCGGCCCGAGACCTACCTGCATGCGGAGCTGGCCACGCCCCGGGGCTTTGCCGGTTGGACGGGCCGGCCCTTTGGTTTTGTGGGGGGGCTTGGGCAGCACCCGAGCCGCTTTGGCCCGTTTGGGCTGGCCAGTCGCACGCCGCTGCCGGGGCTTTGGCTCTGCGGTGATGCGATCTATCCGGGTGAGGGCACGGCCGGGGTGAGCCTTTCGGCCTTCACCGCCTGCCGGCAGCTGTTGGAGGCCCGTGGCCGAGAGCTGCAGCTGGCGCCTTAG
- a CDS encoding prephenate/arogenate dehydrogenase, giving the protein MTSSQGEPAQGTGALHERPVGLVGLGLIGGSLGLDLQAAGLEVRALVHRERTAERARERQLANRIDTDPAVLQGCGLIVLALPLDRLLDPPTELLAALPREAVITDVGSVKRPVLERWEPLHPRFVASHPMAGTAEAGVEAGLRGLFASRPWVATPTASTAPAALALVQELAQAVRAQWLCCAAAAHDQAVALISHMPVLVSAALLEAADQGGQAAGAGALVRQLASSGFADTSRIGGGNPELGTLMARCNQGAVLEAIRQYRQQLGELEALVERNAWPALQQRLEHCQALRPEFL; this is encoded by the coding sequence ATGACATCCAGCCAAGGGGAGCCCGCCCAGGGCACGGGCGCCCTGCACGAACGGCCCGTGGGCCTGGTGGGGCTGGGGCTGATCGGTGGGTCGCTGGGACTGGATCTGCAGGCCGCCGGCCTGGAGGTGCGGGCCCTGGTGCATCGCGAACGCACCGCCGAGCGGGCCCGGGAGCGCCAGCTGGCCAATCGGATCGACACCGATCCAGCGGTGCTGCAGGGCTGCGGGCTGATCGTGCTGGCCCTGCCCCTCGATCGCCTCCTGGATCCGCCGACAGAACTCCTGGCTGCCCTGCCCAGGGAGGCGGTGATCACCGATGTGGGCTCGGTGAAACGGCCGGTGCTTGAACGCTGGGAGCCGCTGCATCCGCGCTTCGTGGCCAGCCATCCGATGGCCGGCACCGCTGAAGCGGGCGTGGAGGCGGGCCTGCGGGGCCTGTTCGCGAGCCGCCCCTGGGTTGCAACCCCCACCGCCAGCACCGCCCCTGCCGCTCTGGCCCTGGTGCAGGAGCTCGCTCAGGCCGTGCGGGCGCAGTGGCTCTGCTGCGCTGCCGCGGCCCACGACCAGGCCGTGGCTCTGATTTCGCACATGCCGGTGCTGGTGAGCGCAGCGCTGCTGGAGGCAGCAGACCAGGGCGGCCAGGCGGCTGGCGCCGGGGCCTTGGTGCGGCAACTGGCCTCCAGTGGCTTCGCCGACACCAGCCGCATCGGTGGGGGCAACCCAGAACTGGGCACCCTGATGGCCCGCTGCAATCAAGGCGCCGTACTGGAAGCCATCCGGCAGTACCGCCAGCAGCTGGGCGAGCTGGAAGCACTGGTGGAGCGGAACGCCTGGCCGGCCTTGCAGCAACGGCTGGAGCACTGCCAGGCCTTGCGCCCCGAATTCCTCTAA
- a CDS encoding helicase, producing MLEARAHHQLKALLRQAGEPRWPHHLTLSRLVARSLRRGDQTLIRLAPGSDPSWLLGLLVPLALHPQSVAMVVSPALRQRLLKVELPRLEAVGLHLACWEGSQPPPAGRLWLLQHEQLAQAWASGALVDQQLVVPEGEWLEPLLRDALAVVIDTDHWEQLRRSLPSAAASLLQLHERLSRRLLARPCGPHQQVAIAPEEEAPLRQLLAVLGPLPEPWPRWLESAGEGWTSWARVNPTVLQWQWHRQPLQPLAELPGLLHGRGVVLVGPWPEAQGPVLGFTPQVELSLADPPLLDPLPLFAPQGQPLPNAPHYDTHLLDQCRRLVLGQSGLTVVLVDDEGQRLRLTSALAAEFGTRVGHQLTAPESNGVVCCGWSWWLEHQARLPLPAQLVAATLPIASLEDPLTAARVAALRQRGRDWFRELLLPEALQRLQLAVAGVRRNSGLLAVLDGRLRRRGWGRTVLEALEPWVALTRLRPD from the coding sequence ATGCTGGAAGCGCGGGCCCACCATCAACTCAAGGCGCTGCTCCGCCAGGCCGGTGAACCGCGCTGGCCCCACCACCTCACCTTGAGCCGCCTGGTGGCCCGCAGCCTGCGCCGCGGCGACCAGACCCTGATCCGCCTGGCTCCAGGCAGTGATCCCAGCTGGCTGCTGGGGTTGCTGGTGCCCCTGGCGCTGCACCCCCAGAGCGTGGCGATGGTGGTGAGCCCGGCCCTGCGGCAGCGCCTGCTGAAGGTGGAGTTGCCGCGGCTGGAGGCCGTGGGCCTCCATCTGGCCTGCTGGGAAGGGTCCCAGCCCCCACCAGCCGGCCGCTTGTGGTTGCTCCAGCACGAGCAACTCGCCCAGGCCTGGGCCAGCGGGGCCCTGGTGGATCAGCAGTTGGTGGTGCCGGAAGGGGAATGGCTCGAGCCGCTCCTGCGGGACGCCTTGGCCGTGGTGATCGACACCGACCACTGGGAGCAGCTGCGCCGCAGCCTGCCTTCAGCGGCGGCGAGCCTGCTGCAGTTGCATGAACGGCTCAGCCGACGCTTGCTGGCCCGGCCTTGTGGCCCCCATCAGCAGGTGGCGATCGCGCCGGAGGAGGAAGCGCCCCTGCGGCAGCTGTTAGCAGTTTTGGGCCCCCTGCCCGAGCCCTGGCCGCGCTGGCTGGAGAGCGCTGGCGAGGGCTGGACCAGCTGGGCCCGGGTGAATCCCACCGTGTTGCAGTGGCAATGGCATCGCCAGCCGCTCCAGCCCCTGGCGGAATTGCCTGGGTTGCTGCACGGCCGCGGCGTGGTGCTGGTGGGTCCCTGGCCGGAAGCCCAGGGCCCGGTGCTCGGTTTCACCCCCCAGGTGGAGCTGAGCCTGGCGGACCCGCCACTGCTGGATCCCCTGCCGCTGTTTGCGCCCCAGGGGCAGCCCCTGCCCAATGCCCCCCACTACGACACCCATCTGCTCGATCAGTGCCGGCGACTGGTGCTGGGGCAGAGCGGTCTCACGGTGGTGCTGGTGGATGACGAAGGCCAGCGCCTGCGGCTCACCAGTGCCCTTGCGGCTGAATTCGGCACCCGGGTGGGGCATCAGCTCACGGCCCCGGAGAGCAACGGGGTGGTTTGTTGTGGCTGGAGTTGGTGGCTCGAGCACCAGGCGCGCCTGCCCTTGCCGGCGCAGCTGGTGGCGGCCACCTTGCCGATCGCCAGCCTGGAGGATCCCCTCACGGCGGCCCGGGTCGCGGCGCTGCGCCAGCGAGGTCGGGATTGGTTCCGGGAGCTGCTGCTGCCGGAGGCACTGCAGCGGCTGCAGTTGGCTGTGGCCGGCGTGCGCCGCAACAGCGGTCTGCTGGCGGTGCTGGATGGGCGCCTGCGACGCCGGGGCTGGGGGCGCACGGTGCTGGAAGCTCTGGAACCCTGGGTGGCGTTGACGCGGTTGCGACCCGATTGA
- a CDS encoding DUF2839 domain-containing protein, which translates to MGEAKRRADQGLPPRPKPAKTKPVDTSPRLAPWLPLTQRQGEQFVQITTRGAWVGIAALVLFWVIVRFVGPAAGWWTLADG; encoded by the coding sequence ATGGGAGAGGCCAAGCGCCGCGCTGATCAGGGATTGCCCCCGCGGCCCAAGCCAGCGAAGACCAAGCCTGTCGATACCTCACCGCGCCTGGCCCCCTGGTTGCCCCTCACCCAGCGCCAGGGCGAGCAATTTGTGCAGATCACCACCCGCGGTGCCTGGGTGGGGATCGCGGCGTTGGTGCTGTTTTGGGTGATTGTGCGCTTCGTTGGACCAGCTGCGGGCTGGTGGACCCTGGCGGACGGCTGA